From a region of the Nitrospira sp. genome:
- a CDS encoding multicopper oxidase domain-containing protein has translation MPTPTDATSPKKVSGGKVHDVTFTATESEIVIGGTGEKYKAWTFNGQMPGPVVRVTEGDTVNFTLVNPSTNAQGHSMDFHAAEIDFLKNYREIKPGETIKYTFVAKKPGVFFYHCGAPPMIQHVGRGMFGAIIVDPKDANAWPKADREFVLVQSELWKNPDNVQAMFDRKFDHTIFNGGIFKYHPFFPGSEPLEVKVGERVRIYFVNAGPNEFSSLHTIAEIWDNVYESGNPANKFTGVQTYVVGPGSAATFDMIVDEPGAYPIVTHSLTGALRGAIAVVIANQHPKKYDSLMPLTPWNP, from the coding sequence ATGCCCACGCCCACAGACGCAACTAGTCCTAAGAAGGTTTCAGGTGGGAAGGTCCATGATGTCACGTTCACGGCGACTGAGTCGGAAATCGTCATCGGCGGCACCGGCGAGAAGTACAAAGCCTGGACCTTTAATGGTCAGATGCCCGGCCCGGTTGTGCGAGTGACCGAGGGTGATACCGTCAACTTCACCCTCGTCAACCCCTCGACGAACGCTCAAGGCCATTCGATGGACTTTCACGCGGCGGAGATCGACTTCCTGAAGAACTACCGAGAAATCAAGCCCGGCGAGACGATCAAGTATACCTTCGTCGCGAAGAAGCCCGGCGTATTCTTCTATCACTGCGGTGCACCGCCGATGATCCAACACGTGGGCCGCGGCATGTTCGGTGCGATCATCGTAGATCCTAAGGATGCGAACGCCTGGCCCAAGGCCGATCGGGAATTTGTCCTGGTGCAATCAGAACTTTGGAAGAACCCGGACAATGTGCAGGCGATGTTCGATCGGAAGTTTGACCATACGATCTTCAACGGCGGCATCTTCAAGTACCATCCCTTCTTCCCGGGATCGGAGCCGTTGGAAGTCAAGGTGGGCGAGCGGGTACGAATCTATTTTGTGAATGCCGGCCCGAACGAGTTCTCTTCTCTCCATACAATCGCCGAAATCTGGGACAATGTCTACGAGAGCGGCAATCCTGCCAACAAATTCACGGGGGTCCAGACCTATGTGGTCGGCCCTGGCAGCGCCGCCACATTCGATATGATCGTTGATGAACCGGGCGCGTATCCTATCGTGACTCACTCCTTAACGGGAGCCTTACGCGGTGCGATCGCGGTGGTGATCGCCAATCAGCACCCCAAGAAGTATGACAGCTTGATGCCACTCACGCCCTGGAACCCGTAA